The proteins below come from a single Triticum aestivum cultivar Chinese Spring chromosome 5D, IWGSC CS RefSeq v2.1, whole genome shotgun sequence genomic window:
- the LOC123123230 gene encoding uncharacterized protein, with protein MPGLEEEMFVATIVARESKEETAMATEVAPEPEEKTVVFPDWVMLDRFGRTHSHADLDAAREAANKKKTAVEVVTATGHRCFLSFALSDPQEVSYLDLEWPREGSVEPVVPSRLPAYPYVRATDEDLVLFEINIPSQPHDLPSDLFVYTAGRTPSVDQLPLYTEPMVRPFLMSKFTTGILRLPDNSYIVSDLKVYQKKNGPDNYSMFVELYVFNSKTKEWKRFPEMPAPQPQDESNTQFPILWSTKEVLAFGHRFLCCVDYLSGVLLCDFSNLESPVLHFVPFPGGDGYSEKLQIMPFLGGKENSKKAQMAKCLAVRFRRVSVSQGMMHFVRIDGWRPPLERIQGQQQPLQKITVWTLDIGDGSKFKWKIHWGFNLDLLWAQDGFHALDIPRCLPQFPVVCANNPGALCCLLRKDELSRQPWMIMVDMNQEDLQPSTKYINQQPYNVACVNEKKPMEAHQIFFSNVPLLPTVFSKYLVRPTVIPRDNKLKLAASSSEEIMLITGESLSLQCEFEDLKTDDPAWNLLLVGHTKDGICPECHGMRMMG; from the exons ATGCCCGGGCTGGAGGAGGAGATGTTCGTAGCCACCATAGTCGCGCGAGAGTCGAAGGAGGAGACCGCCATGGCCACCGAAGTCGCGCCAGAGCCAGAGGAGAAGACCGTCGTCTTCCCCGATTGGGTGATGCTGGATCGCTTCGGCCGCACCCACAGCCATGCCGACCTAGACGCTGCACGTGAGGCGGCCAATAAGAAGAAGACCGCCGTTGAAGTCGTCACGGCCACCGGCCACCGCTGCTTCTTGTCCTTCGCCCTCTCGGATCCTCAAGAGGTCTCTTACCTCGATCTCGAGTGGCCGCGGGAAGGCTCAGTCGAACCCGTGGTCCCCTCCCGCCTGCCCGCGTATCCCTACGTCCGGGCAACTGACGAGGACCTCGTCCTCTTCGAAATCAACATCCCAAGCCAGCCCCACGACTTGCCGTCAGATCTGTTCGTCTACACAGCTGGTCGTACCCCCTCGGTGGATCAGCTCCCTCTGTACACTGAGCCCATGGTAAGGCCGTTTCTGATGTCAAAATTCACCACAGGCATCCTGCGCCTCCCGGACAACAGCTACATCGTTTCCGACCTCAAGGTCTACCAGAAAAAGAATGGCCCTGACAATTATTCCATGTTTGTCGAGCTCTACGTCTTCAACTCCAAGACCAAAGAGTGGAAACGCTTCCCCGAGATGCCTGCCCCCCAGCCGCAAGACGAGAGCAATACCCAGTTCCCCATCCTCTGGTCAACTAAGGAGGTGCTTGCTTTCGGCCACAGGTTCCTCTGCTGTGTCGACTACTTGAGCGGTGTCCTGCTATGCGACTTCTCCAATTTAGAGTCCCCGGTGCTCCACTTCGTGCCTTTCCCTGGAGGAGATGGGTACTCTGAGAAGCTACAGATCATGCCTTTCCTTGGAGGAAAAGAGAACTCTAAGAAGGCACAGATGGCAAAGTGCTTAGCGGTGAGATTCCGACGTGTGTCCGTCAGCCAAGGCATGATGCACTTTGTCCGCATTGATGGCTGGCGTCCGCCTCTTGAGAGAATCCAAGGGCAGCAGCAGCCTCTCCAAAAGATCACAGTATGGACTTTGGATATCGGGGATGGTAGCAAGTTCAAGTGGAAGATTCATTGGGGGTTCAACCTGGATCTTCTCTGGGCGCAAGATGGTTTCCATGCTCTGGACATACCTCGCTGTCTTCCCCAGTTCCCAGTCGTCTGTGCGAACAATCCGGGCGCCCTATGCTGCCTGTTGAGGAAAGATGAACTTTCTCGACAGCCGTGGATGATCATGGTTGACATGAACCAGGAAGATCTGCAGCCATCTACTAAATATATCAATCAGCAGCCCTACAATGTTGCGTGCGTGAATGAGAAAAAACCCATGGAAGCTCACCAAATCTTCTTTTCTAATGTGCCCCTACTTCCAACTGTCTTCTCCAAATACCTTGTAAGGCCAACAG TGATACCCCGGGACAACAAGCTCAAGCTCGCAGCTAGCTCTTCAGAGGAGATTATGCTCATAACTGGAGAAAGCTTAAGTTTGCAATGTGAATTCGAAGACCTGAAAACTGATGACCCGGCTTGGAACCTTCTTCTGGTTGGTCACACAAAAGATGGTATTTGTCCTGAATGTCATGGGATGAGGATGATGGGATGA